Proteins encoded by one window of Mobula hypostoma chromosome 21, sMobHyp1.1, whole genome shotgun sequence:
- the serpind1 gene encoding heparin cofactor 2 yields MKNIQPADSTLQSCSSTVVLTERNHCKMRLLFFILGVLLVPLPAFCGIKPLAQHFHPEPTSASSNLRTNENLSSKSIQQLHEDNTLTQELLPEEDEYLDFDAIFAEKDDDYIDEIDEIEISPETDTESLHLDPAAKRAKLLQLFHGKTRIQRLNIVNANFAFNLYKSIRNGVDPLDNILLAPVGISITLGMVSLGARRETHQQLFHVLGFAEFVNASVKYNQMTVHNLFRRLTHRLFRHNFGYTLQGINGLFVRQDAQILSNFTQSMKAYYFAEPQSVNFTDPALIRKMNQRILKLTKGLIKEGITSIDPQTLIMILNILYLKGTWQTKFPHERTYRGVFWLNEKDSVRVPMMHTRGNFPATVDHKLECDILQLPYVGNISMLIVVPRKFSGMKTIEMQLTSEVVLTWLKTMTNRTIKVVLPRFNLVKQYDLVSYFKTLGLSLPFEQTADFTGISTQENLGINLFKHQGSITVNEEGTTAASLTTVGFMPLSSQNEFAVKKPFLFLIYEHRTECLLYMGRVTNPLKN; encoded by the exons AAAGAAATCACTGCAAAATGAGGCTTCTGTTCTTCATACTGGGTGTCCTCCTGGTCCcgctgccagcattttgtggaatTAAGCCTTTAGctcaacattttcacccagagccAACCAGTGCATCATCAAACCTGCGGACCAATGAAAATCTCTCCAGCAAGAGTATCCAACAATTGCATGAGGACAATACGTTAACACAGgagctgctcccagaggaagatgaaTACCTGGATTTTGATGCAATTTTCGCTGAAAAAGATGACGATTatattgatgaaattgatgaaatAGAAATCTCACCAGAAACAGACACAGAATCTCTTCATTTAGACCCCGCGGCAAAAAGAGCCAAGTTACTCCAGCTATTCCATGGCAAAACCAGGATTCAACGCTTGAACATCGTCAATGCAAACTTTGCTTTCAATCTTTATAAAAGCATCAGGAATGGAGTCGACCCACTTGACAACATTTTACTAGCACCTGTTGGCATCTCAATCACGCTGGGCATGGTTTCTCTAGGTGCAAGACGCGAAACCCATCAGCAGCTATTCCATGTCCTGGGCTTTGCAGAGTTTGTAAATGCAAGTGTAAAGTACAACCAGATGACCGTTCACAATCTCTTTCGCCGGCTGACTCATCGCCTCTTTCGCCATAACTTTGGTTACACTCTCCAGGGTATTAATGGCCTTTTTGTACGTCAGGACGCTCAGATTCTGAGCAACTTCACACAAAGTATGAAAGCCTATTACTTCGCCGAGCCACAGTCGGTCAACTTCACTGACCCTGCTCTGATTCGTAAAATGAACCAACGCATTCTTAAGCTCACCAAAGGACTGATTAAAGAAGGTATAACGTCGATAGATCCACAAACTCTCATCATGATTCTGAACATCTTGTACTTGAAAG GAACTTGGCAGACCAAATTTCCTCATGAAAGGACGTACCGAGGGGTTTTCTGGCTGAATGAAAAGGATTCCGTCAGGGTGCCTATGATGCATACCCGGGGAAACTTCCCAGCGACAGTAGACCACAAACTCGAATGTGACATCCTCCAGCTGCCATATGTGGGAAACATTAGTATGTTAATCGTGGTGCCCCGCAAATTCTCTGGCATGAAAACTATTGAAATGCAGCTGACATCAGAGGTGGTGTTGACCTGGTTAAAGACCATGACCAACAG GACAATAAAGGTGGTGCTCCCCAGATTCAACCTGGTAAAGCAGTACGACCTGGTATCATACTTCAAGACTCTCGGACTGTCGCTGCCTTTTGAACAAACAGCAGACTTTACTGGAATATCAACTCAAGAGAATCTGGGCATTAACCTG TTCAAACACCAAGGATCGATCACAGTAAATGAAGAAGGAACGACAGCAGCTTCTCTGACAACAGTTGGCTTCATGCCCCTCTCCTCACAGAATGAATTTGCTGTTAAGAAGCCTTTCTTATTCCTTATATATGAGCACCGCACTGAATGTCTACTGTATATGGGCCGGGTGACAAATCCTTTGAAGAACTAA